A segment of the Lelliottia amnigena genome:
TGCAACCTGGTGCTCGCTGTTGCTGATGGTGCTGGCAAACCTGTGGTATATGCCGTGGGAGTTGGTTTTCTCGTTTCATTAGCGCACAATACGCCACTTTATTTTTCCCGGATTTTTACGTTATGACCGATCGCGACACGCTTTTTTCCGCGCCTATCGCCAGTCTGGGCGACTGGACCTTTGATGAACGGGTAGCCGAAGTCTTCCCGGATATGATCCAGCGCTCTGTTCCAGGTTACTCCAATATTATCTCTATGATCGGCATGCTGGCTGAGCGTTTCGTTCAGCCCGGCACGCAAGTCTATGACCTGGGCTGCTCGCTGGGCGCGGCAACGCTGTCCGTTCGTCGTAACGTGCATCATGAAGGCTGCAAAATTATTGCTGTCGACAACTCACCTGCCATGGTGGAGCGCTGCCGCCGTCACCTGGACGCGTACAAAGCCCCCACGCCGGTCGACGTGATCGAAGGGGATATCCGCACTGTCGAGATCACCAATGCTTCGATGGTCGTGCTGAATTTTACCCTGCAGTTTCTGGAACCCGACGATCGCCAGTTATTGCTGGACAAAATTTACCAGGGGCTTAATCCTGGCGGCGCGCTGGTCCTGTCTGAAAAATTCAGCTTTGAAGACGCCAGCGTGGGTGAACTGCTTTTCAACATGCACCATGATTTCAAGCGTGCCAACGGCTACAGCGAACTGGAAATCAGCCAGAAACGCAGCATGCTGGAAAACGTGATGTTGACCGACTCCGTCGAAGCCCACAAAGCGCGTTTACATAAA
Coding sequences within it:
- the cmoA gene encoding tRNA (cmo5U34)-methyltransferase — its product is MTDRDTLFSAPIASLGDWTFDERVAEVFPDMIQRSVPGYSNIISMIGMLAERFVQPGTQVYDLGCSLGAATLSVRRNVHHEGCKIIAVDNSPAMVERCRRHLDAYKAPTPVDVIEGDIRTVEITNASMVVLNFTLQFLEPDDRQLLLDKIYQGLNPGGALVLSEKFSFEDASVGELLFNMHHDFKRANGYSELEISQKRSMLENVMLTDSVEAHKARLHKAGFEHSELWFQCFNFGSLVALKGGQA